TTTCGTCGTAACCCCGTTCCGCCAGCCAGATCCGGGCATCCGTTTCCAGCGTCAAGGTGACGTTTTTATCGGCCAATACCGCCTCGAGTTCGAAAATAAACTTATCGACCACGCTGCCGACCACGCCGATATCCAACGGCTTGAATTGCACAATGGCATCCAAACGGTTTCTAAATTCCGGCGAAAAACCGCGTTCGATCACTTTCATGCTGTCGGTGGCATGGTTTTGCTCGGTAAAACCTATCGATGCCCGACTGCCTTCCTCGGCCCCGGCGTTGGTGGTCATGATCAGAATAACGTTACGAAAATCGGCTTTACGGCCGTTGTTGTCGGTTAATGTGCCATGATCCATGACTTGCAACAGCAGATTAAACACATCGGGATGCGCTTTCTCCAACTCGTCGAGCAACAGCACCGAATGCGGATGTTTGGTTATCGCTTCGGTCAGCAAGCCTCCCTGATCAAAGCCGACATAACCCGGAGGCGCCCCGATCAGACGGGATACCGTATGCCGTTCCATATATTCGGACATGTCGAAACGGATCAGCTCTATACCCAACACTTTAGCCAACTGCCGGGTTACTTCGGTTTTACCCACGCCGGTAGGCCCTGCAAACAGGAAAGAACCGATGGTTTTAGTAGTGTCGCGCAAGCCGGCCCGCGATAGTTTGATGGCGGAAGCCAGCTCCGAAATCGCTTCGTCTTGCCCAAACACCAGCATTTTCAAATTTTTTTCCAAACTGGCCAATTTGTCTTTATCGCTGGAAGACACTGACTGGGCCGGCACCCGGGCAATTTTAGCGATGATCTCTTCAATATCGGGTGCATCGATAGTGGCTTTGCGCTCGCTTTCCACGAATAAGCGCTGTCTCGCGCCCGCCTCATCGATAACATCAATGGCTTTATCCGGCAAATGCCTATCGGTGATATACCTCACCGACAATTCCACTGCGGCACGCAAAGCTTCTTGGGTATATTTAAGACCGTGATGCTCTTCAAACCGGGTTTTCAGGCCTTTTAAAATCTGCACGGCATCTTCCACGCTCGGCTCGATTACATCGATTTTTTGAAAACGTCTGGCCAAGGCATGGTCTTTCTCGAAAATACCGCGATATTCCTGATAGGTGGTAGAGCCTATGCATCGTAATTGCCCCGAAGCCAACACCGGCTTGATCAGGTTGGAAGCATCCATCACCCCGCCGGACGCCGAACCGGCACCGATAATAGTGTGAATTTCGTCGATAAATAATATCGAATTGGGTTCTTTTTTAAGCTGGGCAACCAGTGACTTCAGGCGTTTTTCAAAATCGCCCCGGTACTTGGTGCCGGCCACCAAAGCGCCCATGTCCAACGAATAAATGACATTATTCAACAGAATTTCCGGCACTTGTTCTTCGACAATACGTTTGGCCAAGCCTTCGGCTATGGCGGTTTTACCAACGCCTGCTTCGCCAACCAGCAAGGGGTTGTTTTTACGCCGGCGGCATAAGACCTGTATGGTCCTTTCCACTTCCAAATCCCGCCCAATCAACGGATCGATATTGCCTTTGATCGCTTCTTCATTCAGGTTGGTCGCGTATTTTTCCAGAGGACTGGCCGTCGCGTCACTGATACCCCGATCGGTTTCGGTCTCTTCGTTGGGGCCTTGTTTTTGCTGCTGCTCGATTTTCGAGACGCCGTGCGCCAGATAATTAACGACATCCAAGCGGGTAATATCTTGTCTGTTCAGCAGGTATACGGCATGCGAGTCCTGTTCGCTGAACAAGGCGACGAATAGATTGGCGCCGGTGACCTCTTTTTTATCGGAGGCCTGCACGTGAAACACCGCGCGTTGTAAGACCCGTTGAAACCCTAACGTTGGCTGAGTTTCCCGCTGTATACCCTCAGGTATCAATGATATGGTTTCGTCAATGAAACGGGTTAGCTCGGCGCGTAACGCATTTACATTGCAACCGCAGGCAATCAATATTGGAATGGTGGTGACGTTATCCAATAACGACAACAACAAATGCTCGACCGTTATAAATTCGTGCCGCTTGGCATGAGCATTCGTAAACGCGGCATTCAATGTCACTTCAAGTTCTTTGCTTAGCATGGCTACCTCTCACGCTTCTTCCATTGTGCACATCAATGGATGATGATGCTCCCTGGAATAATCATTAACAATATGTACCTTGGTTTCGGCCACGTCTTTGGTGTAGGTGCCACACACCCCCACCCCTTGCGTATGCACTTGCAGCATCACTTGGGTGGCTCTTTCCTGACTCATATTAAAAAAACCCGTGAGAATTTCGACCACAAAATCCATGGGCGTAAAGTCATCATTTAACAATAACACCTTAAATAGCGGCGGTCGTTTCAGCTGCGGTTTGGCATGCTGAACCACAATGTCGCCGTCATTATCTCTCATGGGATCGAAATCAGTCATTTTCCTGGTTTGCCTATTGGTTTCAGGGTTTTAACATAGCGCCTAAACAGGCAAATTTCAATCTTTACCCACATAAAAAACATTTCGCGTAAAATGCGCCTCCTTTAAGACATTACCGACACTCATGGTTTGGAAACCCCACGTTACCGTCGCCGCCGTCATCGAGAAAAACCAGCGCTTTTTACTGGTCGAAGAGACAACGGACAATGGCATTGCGTTCAATCAACCTGCAGGCCATCTTGAGCCAGGCGAAAATTTGATCCAGGCAGTCAAACGCGAAGTTCAGGAAGAAACCGCCTGGCAGTTTGAGCCGCAAGCCCTGGTGGCCGTTCAACTCTGGCGTAAAACGCCGGATGCCCCAAGCTTCCTGCGGTTCTGTTTTACCGGCAGCGTGCATAGCCATGACCCCAACCAAGCCTTGGATACCGGCATTCTAGCAACCCATTGGCTCAGTCATGAGGAAATCATGGCAAAGCGTGCGCAATTGCGCAGCCCGCTGGTATCAATTTGCGTAGACGAATATTTAAAAGGTCAGCATCATCCGCTGTCTTTATTACAAACCTATTTAGATTTAGCATGAGCAAACATATCATCGTCGGCATGTCCGGCGGCGTCGATTCTTCCGTCACAGCATTAGCGCTGCAAGAACAAGGCCACAAAGTCACCGGCTTGTTCATGAAAAACTGGGAAGAGGACGACGGCACCGAATATTGCACCGCGATGCAGGATTTGGCCGATGCACAGCAGGTTTGCGACACGCTAGGCATAGAATTAAAGACCGTCAACTTCGCCGCCGAATACTGGGACGAAGTATTTGAAGTATTTTTGTCGGAATTTAAAGCCGGCCGTACGCCAAATCCTGACATTCTTTGTAACAAACATGTCAAATTTAGCGCATTCTTAAATTACGCCATCGAAGACCTGGGCGCCGAATATATTGCCACCGGCCACTACGCCCGCGTCTGCGAACAAGACGGCGAGTTTCAATTATTAAAAGGTTTGGATCCCAACAAGGAACAAAGCTACTTTTTATATGCCATGGGCCAAAAAGCCCTGTCGAAAACCCTGTTCCCTATCGGCCACCTGCACAAACCGGAAATTCGCGCCATGGCCGACAGGGCCGGCTTCGCCAATAGCCGCAAGAAAGACAGCACCGGCATCTGCTTCATCGGCGAACGCAAATTCAAGGAATTCCTGCAACGCTACCTACCCCATCAACCCGGCGAAATGCGCACCCCGGAAGGCCAAACTATCGGCCAGCATCATGGCTTGATGTACTACACCCTGGGCCAACGCCAAGGCTTGGGCATAGGCGGCGTCAAAAACGCCCCGGACGAACCCTGGTTCGTGCTGGAAAAAGATTTGGAAAACAACATACTTTTAGTCGGCCAGGGCCACGACCACCCGTTGATGCTGCACAATACCCTGGAAGCCGGCCAACTCGACTGGTGCGGCAGCCAACCCTTGAACGAAACCCTGCGCTGCGCGGCCAAGACCCGCTATCGGCAAGCCGATCAGGATTGTCTGGTTGAGCCGATCGACGGCGGCACGCGCGTCAAAGTCCGCTTCGATGAGCCGCAACGAGCCATCACGCCCGGACAATCGGTTGTGTTTTATCGGGGCGAGGTTTGTTTGGGCGGCGGGATTATTGAAGCCAAATATAATCAATGAGGCTGAATGAATTTACCCCCCTCGTTAAACGAAGCCACAAGCGTTGGCGTTTGGTTTTTCAGCTTGGCGCGGATATCGCACTACACAGAATTTGCAAAATAAAATCAGTAGGAAATCATTATGACACTCACCTCCATCTCCCCCATCGACGGCCGCTACGCCAATAAAGT
This sequence is a window from Methylomonas methanica MC09. Protein-coding genes within it:
- the clpS gene encoding ATP-dependent Clp protease adapter ClpS, whose amino-acid sequence is MTDFDPMRDNDGDIVVQHAKPQLKRPPLFKVLLLNDDFTPMDFVVEILTGFFNMSQERATQVMLQVHTQGVGVCGTYTKDVAETKVHIVNDYSREHHHPLMCTMEEA
- the clpA gene encoding ATP-dependent Clp protease ATP-binding subunit ClpA, which encodes MLSKELEVTLNAAFTNAHAKRHEFITVEHLLLSLLDNVTTIPILIACGCNVNALRAELTRFIDETISLIPEGIQRETQPTLGFQRVLQRAVFHVQASDKKEVTGANLFVALFSEQDSHAVYLLNRQDITRLDVVNYLAHGVSKIEQQQKQGPNEETETDRGISDATASPLEKYATNLNEEAIKGNIDPLIGRDLEVERTIQVLCRRRKNNPLLVGEAGVGKTAIAEGLAKRIVEEQVPEILLNNVIYSLDMGALVAGTKYRGDFEKRLKSLVAQLKKEPNSILFIDEIHTIIGAGSASGGVMDASNLIKPVLASGQLRCIGSTTYQEYRGIFEKDHALARRFQKIDVIEPSVEDAVQILKGLKTRFEEHHGLKYTQEALRAAVELSVRYITDRHLPDKAIDVIDEAGARQRLFVESERKATIDAPDIEEIIAKIARVPAQSVSSSDKDKLASLEKNLKMLVFGQDEAISELASAIKLSRAGLRDTTKTIGSFLFAGPTGVGKTEVTRQLAKVLGIELIRFDMSEYMERHTVSRLIGAPPGYVGFDQGGLLTEAITKHPHSVLLLDELEKAHPDVFNLLLQVMDHGTLTDNNGRKADFRNVILIMTTNAGAEEGSRASIGFTEQNHATDSMKVIERGFSPEFRNRLDAIVQFKPLDIGVVGSVVDKFIFELEAVLADKNVTLTLETDARIWLAERGYDEKMGARPMARLIQEKVKKPLAEDLLFGRLVNGGHVRIFVENDQLAFGIEGKQLMVSEMNQMV
- the mnmA gene encoding tRNA 2-thiouridine(34) synthase MnmA, with translation MSKHIIVGMSGGVDSSVTALALQEQGHKVTGLFMKNWEEDDGTEYCTAMQDLADAQQVCDTLGIELKTVNFAAEYWDEVFEVFLSEFKAGRTPNPDILCNKHVKFSAFLNYAIEDLGAEYIATGHYARVCEQDGEFQLLKGLDPNKEQSYFLYAMGQKALSKTLFPIGHLHKPEIRAMADRAGFANSRKKDSTGICFIGERKFKEFLQRYLPHQPGEMRTPEGQTIGQHHGLMYYTLGQRQGLGIGGVKNAPDEPWFVLEKDLENNILLVGQGHDHPLMLHNTLEAGQLDWCGSQPLNETLRCAAKTRYRQADQDCLVEPIDGGTRVKVRFDEPQRAITPGQSVVFYRGEVCLGGGIIEAKYNQ
- a CDS encoding NUDIX hydrolase — translated: MVWKPHVTVAAVIEKNQRFLLVEETTDNGIAFNQPAGHLEPGENLIQAVKREVQEETAWQFEPQALVAVQLWRKTPDAPSFLRFCFTGSVHSHDPNQALDTGILATHWLSHEEIMAKRAQLRSPLVSICVDEYLKGQHHPLSLLQTYLDLA